From the genome of Solidesulfovibrio carbinolicus, one region includes:
- a CDS encoding CvpA family protein produces MTPTLNIADLSLAILWLFFAVRGYMRGLVKEAGSLAAIVTAFYLAGAYHKQLAPNLTEYISGNYAGTAAYLLIFTVTLLGVWFVALTISGIVKITMTQWADRFFGGGFGLAKGVILTAVLLFLLRLAAPDPDFLKGSLLVPVLDKMSTRLVNYIPPDINEKLRKFSKKELPDPINAALEKKAAAAAAAAAAAIGDKKPAEADKKPPEPEKKAEPAKKPETKPEAKPEAKPAEPAKKAEPAKPEADKKPAAPAPKAEAKPAEPAKKPQSTPAEPAKKPDAKPTEPAKKAEPAKPESSLKPVSPGLKVEMRSTQAATPGQTPARRAEAAKAPESAPSPAAAADKTAPTAKPRPAAPDKALQAAATDKPS; encoded by the coding sequence ATGACGCCGACACTCAATATCGCCGACCTCTCCCTGGCCATTTTGTGGCTCTTTTTTGCCGTGCGCGGCTATATGCGCGGTCTGGTCAAGGAGGCCGGCTCCCTGGCCGCCATCGTCACGGCCTTTTATCTGGCCGGGGCTTACCACAAGCAGCTCGCCCCCAACCTCACCGAATACATTTCCGGCAACTACGCCGGCACGGCCGCGTATCTGCTCATTTTCACGGTGACGCTTTTGGGCGTGTGGTTCGTGGCCCTGACCATCTCGGGCATCGTGAAAATCACCATGACCCAGTGGGCCGACCGGTTTTTTGGCGGCGGCTTCGGGTTGGCCAAGGGCGTCATTTTGACGGCCGTGCTGCTGTTTCTCCTGCGCCTGGCCGCGCCGGACCCGGATTTCCTCAAAGGTTCGCTGTTGGTGCCGGTCCTGGACAAGATGAGCACTCGGCTTGTCAATTACATCCCACCCGACATCAATGAGAAGCTGCGCAAGTTCAGCAAGAAAGAACTGCCCGATCCCATAAACGCGGCCCTGGAGAAAAAAGCGGCCGCCGCCGCTGCCGCCGCCGCCGCGGCCATTGGCGACAAGAAACCGGCCGAGGCCGACAAAAAGCCGCCTGAGCCGGAGAAGAAAGCTGAACCGGCCAAGAAGCCCGAAACCAAACCTGAGGCCAAACCCGAGGCCAAACCGGCCGAGCCGGCCAAAAAGGCCGAACCGGCCAAGCCGGAAGCCGACAAAAAACCGGCCGCCCCGGCCCCCAAGGCTGAGGCCAAGCCGGCCGAGCCGGCCAAGAAGCCCCAGAGCACGCCGGCCGAACCAGCCAAAAAGCCCGACGCCAAGCCGACTGAACCGGCCAAAAAGGCCGAGCCGGCCAAGCCCGAATCCAGCCTCAAGCCGGTCTCGCCCGGACTCAAGGTCGAAATGCGGTCAACCCAAGCCGCCACGCCGGGCCAGACGCCGGCCAGGCGCGCCGAGGCCGCCAAGGCCCCGGAGAGCGCCCCCTCGCCGGCCGCTGCCGCCGACAAAACGGCCCCCACGGCCAAACCCCGGCCCGCCGCCCCAGACAAAGCCCTCCAGGCGGCCGCCACGGACAAGCCCTCATGA
- the mazG gene encoding nucleoside triphosphate pyrophosphohydrolase, giving the protein MTEQDTRKNAAALAGLQDVIDSLLGPDGCPWDKAQTPETLCDYIIEESFELVDCIRSGDVAGVGEELGDVLFLLLFVATLHERRGDFDLAQAFDGAAAKMIRRHPHVFADCDIKDREELLRNWERIKRAEKAEKTGLYASLPKGLPPLLKAYRVHSKAARAGFTWESDEAMAAALAAERAEFEAAVAAGDQTAMEEEFGDYLFSLTEYGRRLGLKANACLDGAVSKFLSRYKAMEKLAAARGLDLDKLDMAAKNALWDEVKIGS; this is encoded by the coding sequence ATGACCGAACAAGATACCCGGAAAAACGCCGCCGCCCTGGCCGGCCTTCAAGACGTGATTGATTCCCTGCTCGGCCCGGACGGCTGCCCCTGGGACAAGGCGCAGACCCCGGAAACGCTGTGCGACTACATCATCGAGGAATCCTTCGAACTGGTGGACTGCATCCGCTCGGGGGACGTGGCCGGCGTTGGCGAGGAACTGGGCGACGTGCTCTTTTTGCTGCTCTTTGTCGCCACCCTCCACGAACGGCGCGGGGACTTCGATCTGGCCCAGGCCTTTGACGGAGCCGCCGCCAAGATGATCCGCCGCCATCCCCATGTGTTCGCCGACTGCGACATCAAGGACCGCGAGGAACTGCTGCGCAACTGGGAGCGCATCAAGCGGGCCGAGAAAGCCGAGAAAACCGGCCTTTACGCCAGCCTGCCCAAGGGTCTGCCGCCGCTTTTAAAGGCCTACCGCGTCCATTCCAAGGCCGCCCGGGCCGGGTTCACCTGGGAGTCCGACGAAGCCATGGCCGCGGCCCTTGCCGCCGAGCGGGCCGAGTTCGAGGCGGCCGTGGCCGCCGGGGACCAGACGGCCATGGAAGAGGAATTCGGCGACTACCTCTTTTCGCTCACCGAATACGGCCGCCGCCTGGGCCTTAAGGCCAACGCCTGCCTGGACGGGGCGGTCTCCAAATTCCTGTCCCGCTACAAGGCCATGGAAAAGCTGGCCGCCGCCCGGGGGCTGGACCTCGACAAGCTGGACATGGCCGCCAAGAACGCCCTGTGGGACGAGGTGAAGATCGGCTCTTAG
- the phrB gene encoding deoxyribodipyrimidine photo-lyase: protein MLVHPARVRPLAEKPRRAGPVVYWMSRDQRAEDNWALLAAADLARETGALLHVAFALAPGFPGASLRHYDFMLRGLAETEAALRARGIPFHLLPGDPAVTLPQFLHDIGAGTCVTDFDPMRVKTLWKRAVAEAYAGPLLEADAHNVVPCVVASPRREYAAATFRPKIHKRLQEFLEPFPELPAFPDAALVATPAVDWGAARASLSVDAFPGPVPDIVPGPAAARAALDAFTAERLPGYAARRNDPNAGAVSGLSPYFHFGQLAPQRAALEVLAARARHADDADAYLEELLVRRELSDNYCHYAPHYDRYDALPDWARKTLDEHAGDEREHLYTPAQFEAAASHEALWNAAQRELVATGRIHGYMRMYWAKKILEWSPSPRQALDTALSLNDRYALDGRDPNGVVGVLWSVGGLHDRPWATRPVFGQIRYMNERGCRRKFDADAYIARHL from the coding sequence ATGCTGGTCCATCCCGCCCGCGTCCGACCACTCGCCGAAAAACCCCGCCGCGCCGGGCCGGTCGTCTATTGGATGAGCCGCGACCAGCGGGCCGAAGACAACTGGGCCCTGCTCGCCGCCGCCGATCTGGCCCGGGAAACCGGCGCGCTGCTCCATGTCGCCTTTGCCCTGGCTCCGGGCTTTCCAGGAGCCAGCCTTCGCCACTACGACTTCATGTTGCGCGGCCTGGCCGAAACCGAGGCCGCGCTTCGGGCGCGCGGCATCCCCTTCCACCTGCTGCCGGGCGATCCGGCCGTGACCTTGCCGCAATTCCTGCACGACATCGGGGCCGGAACCTGCGTCACCGACTTCGACCCCATGCGCGTCAAGACCCTATGGAAACGCGCCGTGGCCGAGGCTTACGCCGGCCCACTCCTCGAAGCCGACGCCCACAACGTCGTCCCCTGCGTCGTGGCCTCGCCGCGCCGGGAATACGCAGCCGCCACCTTTCGCCCGAAAATCCACAAGCGGCTCCAGGAATTCCTGGAACCCTTCCCCGAGCTGCCGGCCTTTCCCGACGCCGCCCTGGTCGCCACCCCCGCCGTGGACTGGGGCGCGGCCCGGGCCAGCCTCTCCGTGGACGCCTTCCCCGGCCCGGTCCCGGACATCGTCCCCGGCCCGGCTGCGGCCCGGGCCGCCCTGGACGCGTTTACGGCCGAGCGCCTGCCCGGCTACGCCGCGCGCCGCAACGACCCCAACGCCGGGGCCGTCTCGGGCCTGTCGCCCTATTTCCACTTCGGCCAGCTTGCCCCCCAACGCGCCGCCCTGGAGGTGCTGGCCGCCCGGGCACGCCATGCCGATGACGCCGACGCCTATCTCGAAGAACTCCTCGTGCGCCGCGAGCTGTCCGACAACTACTGCCACTATGCGCCCCACTACGACCGCTACGACGCCCTGCCCGACTGGGCGCGCAAGACCCTGGACGAACATGCCGGCGACGAGCGGGAACACCTCTACACCCCGGCCCAGTTCGAGGCCGCCGCCAGCCATGAAGCCCTGTGGAACGCCGCCCAGCGCGAACTGGTCGCCACGGGCCGCATCCACGGCTACATGCGCATGTACTGGGCGAAAAAAATCCTGGAATGGTCGCCCTCGCCGCGCCAGGCCCTGGACACGGCCCTGTCCCTCAACGACCGCTATGCCCTGGACGGGCGCGACCCCAACGGCGTGGTCGGCGTGCTGTGGTCCGTGGGCGGCCTCCACGACCGGCCCTGGGCCACGCGGCCGGTTTTCGGCCAGATCCGCTACATGAACGAACGGGGCTGTCGCCGCAAATTCGACGCCGACGCCTACATCGCCCGCCACTTGTAA
- a CDS encoding TVP38/TMEM64 family protein, with amino-acid sequence MSGRTRKLLLAALAVALVAAFFGLGLHKHLTLEALKASRQALTEARAAAPLTFAAGYFLLYVLMAALSLPGATVLTLGGAAVFGFWTTLVLVSFASTIGATLACALSRTLFREAVTKRLGPRLAAVDAGLAREGAFYLFTLRLVPLFPFFVVNAVMGLTAVPLSTFYLVSQIGMLPGTAVYVNAGTRLGELTSLSGIVSPGLLVSFALLGVFPLAARRAVEAVRRKRAEKSAQPAPSGPNHP; translated from the coding sequence ATGTCCGGACGTACCCGCAAACTGCTCCTGGCCGCCCTGGCCGTGGCCCTGGTCGCCGCCTTTTTCGGCCTGGGGCTGCACAAGCATCTCACCCTGGAAGCGCTCAAGGCCTCCCGGCAGGCCCTGACCGAGGCCCGGGCCGCCGCGCCGTTGACCTTTGCCGCCGGCTATTTCCTGCTCTACGTGCTGATGGCCGCCCTGAGCCTGCCCGGGGCCACGGTGCTGACCCTGGGCGGCGCGGCGGTCTTCGGCTTCTGGACAACGCTTGTCCTGGTCTCCTTTGCCAGCACCATCGGCGCGACCCTGGCCTGCGCCCTGTCGCGCACGCTCTTTCGCGAGGCCGTCACCAAACGCCTGGGGCCAAGGCTGGCCGCCGTGGACGCGGGACTGGCCCGGGAAGGGGCCTTTTACCTCTTCACCCTGCGGCTGGTGCCCCTTTTTCCCTTTTTCGTGGTCAACGCCGTCATGGGACTCACCGCCGTGCCCTTGTCCACCTTCTACCTCGTCTCCCAGATCGGTATGCTCCCGGGCACGGCGGTCTACGTCAACGCCGGAACCCGGCTCGGCGAGCTGACCTCGTTGTCGGGCATCGTCTCGCCAGGGCTTCTCGTGTCCTTTGCCCTGCTGGGCGTCTTTCCCCTGGCCGCCCGGCGCGCCGTGGAGGCCGTGCGGCGAAAACGCGCCGAGAAAAGCGCGCAACCGGCCCCATCCGGGCCAAACCACCCGTAA
- the gnd gene encoding phosphogluconate dehydrogenase (NAD(+)-dependent, decarboxylating), which yields MNIAMVGLGRMGLNMARRLARGGVAVTAYNRTVQKAHDFAAEEGGAARAVDSIPDLVAALPTPRLVWLMLPAGTATDEHIDELLPLLSPGDILVDGGNTFFRDDLRRHEAAAQVGVRYCDAGVSGGIWGLAEGYCIMIGAEPDVAAVLKPYLDVLTGPGGNLHTGPVGSGHYVKMVHNGIEYGMMQAYAEGFEILAASQFGEKLDFTAICDLWNHGSVVRSWLLELAQRAFAADPRLESLEAYVDDSGEGRWTVNQAVENAVSAPVITASLFERFRSRQPNAFQDRVLAALRNQFGGHAVKRKDGHD from the coding sequence ATGAACATCGCGATGGTCGGCCTTGGACGCATGGGCCTCAACATGGCCAGACGGCTGGCCCGGGGCGGCGTCGCCGTGACCGCCTACAACCGCACCGTGCAAAAAGCCCATGACTTCGCCGCCGAGGAAGGCGGGGCCGCCCGGGCCGTGGATTCCATCCCCGATCTCGTGGCCGCCCTGCCCACGCCCCGCCTCGTCTGGCTCATGCTGCCGGCTGGAACCGCCACCGACGAACACATCGACGAACTTTTGCCCCTGCTCTCCCCGGGCGACATCCTGGTGGACGGCGGCAACACCTTTTTCCGCGACGACCTGCGCCGCCACGAAGCCGCCGCCCAGGTGGGCGTGCGCTACTGCGACGCCGGCGTGTCCGGCGGCATCTGGGGCCTGGCCGAGGGCTACTGCATCATGATCGGGGCCGAACCCGACGTGGCCGCCGTGCTCAAACCCTACCTGGACGTGCTGACCGGCCCCGGCGGCAACCTGCACACCGGCCCGGTGGGTTCCGGGCATTACGTCAAGATGGTCCACAACGGCATCGAGTACGGCATGATGCAGGCCTATGCCGAGGGATTCGAGATCCTGGCCGCCTCGCAGTTCGGGGAAAAGCTCGACTTCACGGCCATCTGCGACCTGTGGAACCATGGCTCGGTGGTGCGCTCGTGGCTGCTCGAACTGGCCCAGCGCGCCTTTGCCGCCGACCCGCGCCTGGAGTCCCTGGAAGCCTACGTGGACGATTCCGGCGAGGGCCGCTGGACCGTCAACCAGGCCGTGGAAAACGCCGTGTCCGCCCCGGTCATCACCGCCTCGCTTTTCGAGCGCTTCCGCTCCCGCCAGCCCAACGCCTTCCAGGACCGGGTGCTGGCCGCCCTGCGCAACCAGTTCGGCGGCCACGCCGTCAAAAGGAAGGACGGCCATGACTAG